The proteins below are encoded in one region of Candidatus Saccharimonadales bacterium:
- a CDS encoding tetratricopeptide repeat protein: protein MKLKQRFQTLVKGYKRIRLPKLASADKLKSVGKRFSRIGRPTLLTLGAVLLLAAAVVVGRLYTTAQLSTEASEQTGASLDSVLREAYRRVNSGDTFAAITLLENETKRGRDIDWLHELHYELGLIYSGLEKNELALRQFEIAHAEAQTQFELARALLEVGRLAERTGESEKALATYRRYLDISGAVEATDPDLIKEIERRVETLEDSLEA, encoded by the coding sequence ATGAAGCTGAAACAGAGATTCCAAACGTTAGTTAAAGGGTATAAGCGTATTAGGCTACCCAAGTTAGCTTCTGCAGACAAGTTAAAGTCGGTCGGTAAGAGGTTCTCACGTATCGGCCGTCCGACATTACTCACTTTAGGTGCTGTGCTCCTCTTAGCAGCTGCCGTTGTGGTAGGTCGTCTCTATACGACAGCTCAACTGTCGACGGAAGCGAGTGAGCAGACAGGTGCTTCACTTGATTCTGTCCTGCGGGAGGCTTATCGTCGGGTTAACTCAGGGGATACCTTTGCTGCGATTACTCTGCTTGAGAACGAGACTAAACGAGGGCGGGATATAGACTGGTTACATGAACTACACTACGAGCTCGGCTTAATCTATAGCGGGTTAGAGAAGAACGAGCTGGCGCTTCGTCAATTCGAGATAGCTCACGCCGAGGCCCAGACGCAGTTCGAGCTTGCGAGAGCTTTACTGGAAGTGGGACGGTTAGCGGAGCGAACGGGTGAGTCGGAGAAAGCTCTGGCTACTTATCGTCGCTACCTCGATATCTCCGGCGCAGTTGAGGCCACTGACCCTGACCTGATAAAGGAGATAGAACGCCGAGTAGAGACCCTAGAGGATAGCCTTGAAGCGTAA
- the ychF gene encoding redox-regulated ATPase YchF has product MSLSIGIVGLPNVGKSTLFNALTSNNALAANYPFATIEPNVGVVGVPDERLDKLAGVYPGAPIVPADVHFTDIAGLVSGASTGEGLGNQFLANIRETGAIAHVVRTFADSNVTHVAEDIDPERDISTINTELVLADLASVEKRLRSIAKAARAQPALKRDITILEELYQALDNGKLITNFVQNGDVGLYLEKAKVSHDTQILVTQLLTAKPMLYVFNIDEQTLTNAAKMAKLSALVSPSLAVFICAQIEAELQGLSAEDAREMLQEYGQHESGLSKLIHAGFGALGLQSFFTAGEKEVRAWTIPQAATAPQAAGAIHTDFERGFIAAEIINWEDLVTAGSRAAARTSGKLRTEGKDYQMQDGDVAEFRFNI; this is encoded by the coding sequence ATGAGTCTATCTATCGGAATCGTCGGACTGCCTAATGTGGGCAAGTCCACGCTCTTCAACGCGCTTACTAGTAATAACGCCCTAGCGGCCAACTACCCCTTCGCCACCATCGAGCCAAACGTCGGTGTCGTGGGCGTGCCGGATGAGCGCTTGGATAAACTCGCCGGAGTCTACCCTGGAGCACCGATTGTACCGGCCGATGTCCATTTCACCGATATCGCCGGCCTGGTGTCCGGGGCCAGTACCGGTGAGGGATTAGGCAATCAGTTCCTCGCTAACATTCGTGAAACCGGCGCCATCGCCCACGTCGTGCGCACCTTTGCCGATAGCAACGTTACTCATGTGGCAGAAGATATCGATCCCGAACGTGACATCTCCACTATAAACACCGAGCTCGTCTTAGCCGATCTCGCTAGCGTCGAAAAAAGACTACGCTCGATAGCCAAGGCAGCCCGAGCTCAGCCGGCACTCAAGCGGGATATAACTATATTAGAAGAACTGTATCAAGCACTTGATAACGGGAAATTGATCACAAATTTTGTTCAAAATGGTGATGTAGGATTATACCTTGAAAAAGCCAAAGTTAGTCATGATACTCAAATTTTAGTCACTCAACTACTAACCGCTAAACCGATGCTCTACGTCTTCAACATTGATGAGCAGACTCTAACCAACGCCGCTAAAATGGCTAAACTGAGTGCCCTGGTTAGCCCTAGCCTAGCGGTCTTCATCTGCGCCCAAATCGAGGCCGAACTACAAGGACTAAGCGCAGAAGATGCTCGGGAAATGCTACAAGAATACGGTCAGCATGAATCCGGACTGAGTAAGTTAATTCACGCCGGCTTCGGCGCTCTAGGCTTGCAAAGCTTCTTTACAGCCGGTGAAAAAGAAGTCCGGGCTTGGACTATCCCCCAGGCGGCTACCGCCCCTCAAGCAGCCGGAGCCATCCACACCGACTTTGAGCGTGGCTTTATCGCCGCTGAGATCATCAACTGGGAAGACCTAGTAACGGCCGGCTCACGTGCGGCGGCCCGAACTAGCGGTAAACTCCGCACCGAAGGCAAAGACTACCAAATGCAGGATGGTGACGTAGCAGAGTTCCGCTTCAACATCTAG
- a CDS encoding TlyA family RNA methyltransferase — protein sequence MKIRLDHLVHQCGLAESRTQAAALIMAGKVRVDGVRRDKPGWQTDAGADLSLEAAMQYVSRAGLKLASVNAKFGVDFKRKTVLDVGSSTGGFSDYALQQGATKVYAVDVGTNQLHERIRANSRVVVMEQTDIRVAQLPETVDIVVIDVSFISLRQVLPYIARFVAPQGIIMAMCKPQFEAGVAEASKHKGVIKNDTIRRRILKEFELWLKQHGFIVIDKADSAVAGAKGNIERFYLIKPAT from the coding sequence ATGAAGATACGTCTGGACCATCTAGTGCACCAGTGTGGCCTAGCTGAATCACGCACTCAAGCAGCAGCGCTGATTATGGCCGGCAAGGTCCGGGTGGATGGGGTACGACGAGACAAGCCGGGTTGGCAGACAGATGCAGGGGCCGATCTCAGCCTGGAGGCGGCCATGCAGTATGTTTCCCGGGCTGGACTTAAGCTGGCTTCGGTTAACGCTAAGTTTGGAGTAGACTTTAAGAGAAAAACGGTGCTAGATGTCGGCTCCTCTACCGGTGGTTTTAGTGACTATGCCTTGCAACAGGGTGCTACAAAAGTCTATGCGGTCGATGTCGGGACTAACCAGCTGCACGAGCGAATTCGAGCTAATTCACGCGTAGTAGTGATGGAGCAGACCGATATTCGGGTAGCTCAGTTGCCAGAAACAGTCGATATCGTCGTTATCGATGTCTCATTTATATCCTTGCGACAAGTCCTACCCTATATCGCTAGGTTTGTAGCACCGCAAGGTATAATTATGGCTATGTGTAAGCCACAGTTTGAGGCAGGGGTCGCTGAGGCCAGTAAGCACAAAGGGGTGATTAAGAACGATACTATTCGGCGGCGGATCCTTAAGGAGTTTGAGCTCTGGCTGAAGCAACATGGATTCATAGTCATAGATAAGGCCGACTCCGCCGTAGCCGGAGCTAAAGGTAATATCGAGCGCTTCTACCTTATAAAGCCAGCTACTTAA
- the efp gene encoding elongation factor P, with product MYSITDLKKGTLIELDGSVYRVLSYDHASMGRGGAVVRTKLKNLRDGSTLSKTFKGNEKIASAHLEPVAAQYLYSDGALAHFMRLDTYEQTGLDRENVVEELVYLQEGQEVKLLYINDELAGVELPIKVEVVVESADPNVKGDSAGSVMKGCRIETGADIQVPLFIAAGDTIRIDTRTGTYIERV from the coding sequence ATGTATAGTATTACCGATCTAAAAAAAGGAACTTTAATCGAGCTCGACGGGAGCGTCTACCGAGTGTTGAGCTATGACCATGCCAGTATGGGGCGAGGAGGGGCGGTAGTGCGGACAAAATTAAAGAATCTGCGCGACGGCTCGACTCTAAGCAAGACCTTTAAGGGCAATGAAAAGATAGCTTCGGCTCACTTAGAGCCAGTTGCCGCCCAGTACCTCTATAGCGATGGTGCGTTAGCTCATTTTATGCGACTCGATACTTATGAGCAGACCGGCTTGGACCGAGAAAATGTAGTGGAAGAGCTGGTCTATCTCCAGGAGGGACAGGAAGTGAAGTTGCTCTACATCAACGACGAGTTGGCTGGAGTGGAGCTACCGATTAAGGTGGAAGTGGTGGTGGAGAGCGCTGATCCTAACGTTAAGGGTGACAGTGCTGGTAGTGTGATGAAGGGTTGCCGGATTGAAACTGGGGCCGATATCCAGGTGCCGCTTTTTATCGCAGCAGGAGATACGATCCGGATCGATACTAGGACTGGTACTTACATCGAGCGGGTGTAG
- the rpsR gene encoding 30S ribosomal protein S18 has translation MPKKHGRAPKVFDYKDVKTLQRYTNMFGQIEPRRKTGLSAKMQNDLSQAVKRARHIALLPFVAE, from the coding sequence ATGCCGAAGAAGCACGGAAGAGCACCCAAAGTATTTGACTATAAAGATGTCAAAACATTGCAGCGCTACACCAACATGTTTGGTCAGATCGAGCCACGCCGCAAGACCGGTTTGAGCGCAAAGATGCAGAACGATCTATCCCAAGCTGTTAAACGCGCCCGCCATATAGCACTACTACCGTTTGTAGCCGAGTAA
- the ssb gene encoding single-stranded DNA-binding protein, protein MRSYATRWWFMNHQRKKRCGRISERLRIRIRRMRMARSFNQVIIVGNMARDPELRTTSGGRAVASFAVATNRVWTDQNGDQQEQADFHNVVAWAKLAELADQYLSKGRRVMIVGRLQTRSWDGDDGKKNYRTEIVASDINFLDGPSSEGGGDAAESGSKAKASSAPKKSAQIEDQDDDVDLSEIPF, encoded by the coding sequence ATGAGGTCTTACGCCACCAGGTGGTGGTTTATGAACCACCAGCGGAAGAAGAGGTGCGGGAGGATAAGCGAGAGACTAAGGATAAGGATAAGGAGGATGAGGATGGCGCGTAGTTTCAACCAAGTAATAATCGTAGGTAATATGGCTCGGGATCCTGAGTTACGCACCACCTCTGGTGGTCGTGCTGTAGCCTCTTTTGCCGTAGCAACCAACCGAGTCTGGACCGACCAGAACGGTGATCAGCAAGAACAGGCCGACTTTCATAACGTAGTAGCCTGGGCAAAACTAGCTGAGCTAGCCGACCAGTATCTAAGTAAGGGACGGCGAGTCATGATCGTAGGCCGTTTGCAAACTCGATCTTGGGATGGTGATGATGGGAAGAAGAACTATCGTACCGAGATCGTAGCTAGCGACATCAATTTCCTCGATGGCCCTAGTAGTGAAGGTGGAGGCGATGCAGCGGAGAGTGGCAGCAAGGCTAAAGCCAGCTCGGCCCCGAAGAAGAGTGCCCAGATCGAAGACCAGGATGACGACGTCGATCTCAGTGAGATACCTTTCTAA